The following are encoded in a window of Gemmatimonadota bacterium genomic DNA:
- a CDS encoding arsenate reductase ArsC, whose protein sequence is MNLLFLCTGNSARSQMAEGFARHFAPPGVQVHSAGVEPAGVNPRAAAVMREEGIDISGQWSKGLEHLALADVDMVVTLCGDAAERCPVLPREVERRFWPLRDPARAEGGDEEVTRVFREVRDEIRERVRRLCTELAQAQGRS, encoded by the coding sequence ATGAACCTCCTCTTCCTCTGCACCGGCAACTCCGCACGCTCCCAGATGGCGGAAGGCTTTGCCCGCCACTTCGCCCCCCCGGGTGTCCAGGTCCACAGTGCCGGTGTGGAGCCGGCGGGCGTGAATCCACGCGCCGCCGCGGTGATGAGGGAGGAGGGCATTGACATCAGCGGCCAGTGGTCGAAGGGACTGGAGCACCTGGCGCTGGCCGATGTGGATATGGTCGTGACCCTCTGCGGCGACGCCGCAGAGCGCTGCCCCGTGTTACCCAGGGAAGTCGAGCGCCGCTTCTGGCCGCTGCGGGATCCGGCGCGGGCGGAGGGCGGCGATGAGGAGGTGACGCGTGTCTTCCGCGAAGTGCGCGACGAGATTCGAGAGCGCGTGCGCCGCCTGTGCACGGAACTGGCGCAGGCACAAGGCCGCAGCTAG